GTCCCTCCCTAGCTCTACCAGTAAGGCTCTGTCCCTCCCTAGCTCTACCAGTAAGGCTCTGTCCCTCCCTTGTTCTACCAGTATGAAGTTTACCAGTTAAGCTCTGTCCCTACCTAGCTCTACCAATAAGGCTTTGTCCCTCCCTTGTTCTACCAGTATGAAGTTTACCAGTAAGGCTCTGTTCCTCCCGAGCTCTACCAGTAAGGCTTTGTCCCTTCCTAGCTCTACCACTAAGGCTCTGTCCCTCCCTGGCTCCACCACCATGAAGCCAAGGTCTTTCTCACGGCAGTGTCTCCGTCTCTCACCAGGTGACCCACAGCAAAAGCGGGGCCATCAACCCTGTGAAGGTGGCCAACCTGGTGAAGGCCTACGTGGACAAATACAAACACGTGAGGAAGCACCTGAAGGCCGGAGACGAGGCCAGCGAGGCCCAGAATGCAGAGGACGGGAAGGACTTGGACAGCCCATGAGCGTGCAGACTGCCCTCCACCGGGCAGTCTGCTGGAATCTCAGATTGTTCTCGATCTCATCAGGTCTCTGTGGGACGACTCTGTGGGgcgccccccctctcctcctctgcagtCTTCTATATGTTAAGCTgccaaaaaaaactttttccGTTGTGTTCAGCGAGCAAGCCATGAAAACGGGAGGCAGGACGTTTGTGTCTTAAAGAGACAGCGCGTCCCGTCCGTCTCACTGACTATTGAGTCTGTTTTGGGTTTCTGTTTATTTCCTTTTCTCCAGAGTGTATTTATCAGTTTGTTACggattttatttaatttttggTTGGAAAAACTACGAGAGCAGTGAACCAATTTTAAATTTCATTATTTCTACTATTGATTTGATGGAGTTAGCTCTTTCATCCTGTTTCGCCTGCCTGCCAGTGGTAAGTCGCCGTTTCTAGCTTCATGGAGGAGACCGCTTTATGTATAGGGTGGTTCTCGTGCACCCGTTTCTGTGGCCAATAACATGTTCAGAACGACATCAGGAAAAGAACAACCAATCAACAGGGATATGCTAGCGCATACTAGATTGATCCATGCTAATAATTGAATGATCATTGTTAGCACATGCATACATTACAAATGGTACAATTATTTTTTCAAGAGACCATGTCGGAACAGATAAATGATGGGGTTTATATATAACCTGTTATACCTGGTATCTTGGTAAAAGGTTTGTTTCCGGACGTGATTTGGCTTTGAGTCATGCAGAGATAAGCTGTTATTTGGTAGAATTCCAGCTTAACAATTCAGCCGTAAATTATTTTCCATCAGACATTGATGCTAAGTCGTTGACGGTTAATGACGTGGGCATATCaaggataataaaaaaaagggctTGTATTCTGTTTAAGGGCTTCCATAAAAACCACTGTGCTCCGTCAGGGCACAACATTGGACTCTGCAAGCAGAGGTGGTTTGTTAACACCGGCCtagtgtgctgtgtgtttgtttgctatgTGCAATGGAGGGAACCACGACCACCCCATTGGGATGCAGACTCTTGAGTGAATCGAGGATTTAGTGACTAAACACATTTGTTGTACAATGTAATGTTAGTCCTGGCTTACTCGTTGCTCTTGTTGCAGATCAAAGTTGTCATGGCGTCACATCCGTGACCACGGTGCTATTTGAGGTTTGTAGGAACTAGGATGAAGTAAATGCGTTAGAAACATCTCACTTCTGTAAAGTGTGAGCATGGGGTATTTCCCACTAGGCTGCCCTGAGaggtcattcattcattactgAATTCCCTGGAATGTGGGCTCCATCCAGAATATCCGGAATTAAGCAGAATCAGGTTTGGCTTCGCTCACCCTGACAGAAATAGGGCTGAGGAACTAGAGAGAAGTGCTGCCTGCCTTCAGTTTTAAACTAATGGATTTCAAATGGTAGAAGATGAGACGATTAGACGATGGTAGGATTTCGTTGTTACGTTTTTTTGTCCTGTGAACTGGAACGTTCCGCTCCTAGGATCTGTGTTTCCTAACCAAGCAGTCTGGAAGAAACTCCTGTTTCATTATTTGTAAatatcgtttttttcttttctgggAATGATTTAATAAAAATTAGAAATAAATAGTTATGGACCTACTGTATATTTTGTtatggattttttttctaaatactaGAAAACAACTCCAATGCTAAAAGTATTGGAATATTGTTTTGTAGCATTTAGCTTCATACTGCACATAACTATCGGTTATCATTCACATCAAGTGACATTGGTGCAACACAAGTCATGGtgtctggagagggagagagctatcGGCAGACTGGTGAGCCTTATATCTGCAGCCAGCTGATTGTGCAgctccaaccaccaccacctgagaggagagagagacagggaggagcaAGCGCAACAATTCTGCAGctccacaacaaacacacagacgagAGAGCCGTCACAATTCTGTTATTGATTTGTGATAATTACGAGAAAACAATATTCCAATACTGATTCCAAACTATCAATATACAACatatgcagtatatatatatatatatatatatacacaatttGTAAATTAACCTCCAAAAACAAGTTTGCGTATAAACAACATTCCAATATATTGAGCAGGTACCGAGCATAGCAGCAAGTGTGGTGAGTTATATTCCATTTCTACCGGTTAATTCCAATGTTGGTTTGTGGCTTTCAGATATGTGGCTTAATGAAAGTGTGTAGGTATGTGACCACAGAATTTGGGCGTGGTTGGAAGTACGTGTTTGTCTCAATCGTTTGTTAGTAGGCCACGATAGTCTTTCTCTAGACCTTTGGCTCGGCAGAGAGTAAGTCTTTATCTTATCACACACATTTTGTATGGGGTATGTCATATAATTACACAAGTAAAcaggaatataaaaaaaagtagacatcgtaGTAGTAGCtttttaattataaataaaaacactccAAGTGCCTTAAACCATTAAACTCCCACTGTATTTCGAAGGGCACTTGAAAGTAAATTCCTTTGTTCCTTACTCAGTTAGGATATATATGTAACACAAAAAGGATTTATTTACAAACGGGTCATCAAACAGGGAAATGTGCTTTACATTACATGACAAAAAATTGCATGCgtaaactacaaaatagcaTCAACCAAGGAATGATTTTAGttgcgtcatgaaaaaaagcaacGGTCACATCTAACATACCCCCAAGAATGGTAGTTATAAATACCAGTTAATAGAACAGGTTTGATGGTGAGAATAGATGCATATTTGACAACAGTGTatgtaaacacagaagtgaCTGAAAGTGACTTAGGAAGTGATAAGACTGAAAGTGACTTAGAACAGTCAGAGAAGCCTTCTggcataaatatatatgaaaacCACGTCCCCACTACCAACTATATCAACAACTTAAATCATACTTACCCTATTAGCATCGTACAATTAACAATAGCTTTATCATTTAAATTAAAACTTTGAAGAGGGCCTATAAAGAGAGTGAGGAAGCATATGTGCCTATACGGATATGAAGATGAGAGATGGGTGAACTGTCCCTTATTCTGGACTAGGTTTGTGTTCTGGACCACAGGTCTGTGGTCTAGTAGTGTCCTACGAGCTGGGGAGCCACTTGAGATACCGGCAGACCGAAGGCCGAGCTGATGAGGTCGTAGAGGCTGTCGTGGGAGATCTGTAGGCTGACGTTGATGCTGTCCAGAGAGGACGCCCCCTCCGTCTGGGCCATCTCGTAGAAGTACCGGCATATCAGAGGAACCACCTgtcagcagggaggaggagggtcagTTTGGACTGTGCCTAGGGCTCCTTTACAGAGCACCTTTCCTAGTGCTCAGTTGTGAGGTCTAGTCACTCGAGCACCGTCTAAGGCGTAATGGTGGAATAACCAAAGCTGTTTCCTCTGTTATGAAAGGCCCCATCGACTGCTGACGATCTGGGCCTATCACAATCTTCAGTATTTGTGGCCAATCACATTTGTTAAATGTGTCTATCGTGGCACAATCAGGGTATGGAAACAACAGAGCTTGTCCTAAACAGGTTTGCTCCAGAAATAGCTTTCTTGTGGTAGGTCCACTGCAGTGGCAGAATCACTGGCACACTTCCTGTTTGGGATACACTGGAGGAATCCTGCATTCCCGAGGTCACTCGGCAGCGGATGAAGCTTCTTGCCAAGCGGCTTAATGAAACAATGGGTAAAACGGCACTCAAGGACAAACTGCAGAGTTAGGCAGGGGGCGGGAGGGGAATCGCCAGGGAGGGATAACTGAAAGGCAGCCGATGTCTGTAGTATTGCAGTAGCACCTCTTTCTCTGAGAAGGCTAGTGGAAGCACGTTGAGTATCAAGACTTTCCCCCTGCTGTGACTCAGATCCATGTCTGTCTTGCGGTTGGCAGATAGACGCTTACTGCGTTGTCTGACTTCCACTTTTCTTCAAAAGCTTGCCAGAGAAGAAACGAGGTCTTTGGTTTTTAAACTGATTATGTGAGGCAGTAAGATTTACGACGTGGACCTGTGTGGACCTGTGTCTGTGCTTCGGTCTGTGTCTTGCGCATTATGCAGAGTACCAATCAGTACCAGTCACCTGGTTAATGATGTCTAGATAGCTATGTTTGTCCCTGAACCCGTGGTAGCTATTAATGGGGGTTGACTTGGCTTGGTTTCCTCCCAAGGTTTTTAAAGTAAGTAAGAGCTTATCGTTTTAACATCTCAAGACTGTCTGTTGGACTCTCGGGATAAGGTttgacacacatatatatacatatgtaagtTTTGTTTACCTTAACAACAATGAGCTTTTTCTCCAGCGGTTTTCCATCAGGGAACTTCTCCCCAAAGCACATATTGACGACGTATTCCGGAGATCCCCTTCGGTTCTCCTTAAACTCTTTGAGTTCTGCAACAGAAAATCAGGGTTAGCTGAGctaactgtctaacccctgacTACCTCTTAATGGCCTGTCTttgctgtctaacccctacttgctcattgatgacctgtctctgtactgtctaagcCCTACCGGCTCCTTTacaacctgtctctgtactgtctaacatCAACCTGGTCCTTCATGACCTGtttctactgtctaacccctacctgctccttaatgacctgtctccatgctgtctaacctctacctgctccttaatgacctgtctccatgctgtctaacccctacctgctccttaatgacctgtttctactgtctaacccctacctgctccttaatgacctgtctccatGCTGTCTAACCTCtacatgctccttaatgacctgtttctactgtctaacctctacctgctccttaatgacctgtctccatactgtctaacctctacctgctccttaatgacctgtctccatactgtctaacctctacctgctccttaatgacctgtctccatactgtctaacctctacctgctccttaatgacctgtctccatactgtctaacctctacctgctccttaatgacctgtctccatactgtctaacctctacctgctccttaatgacctgtctccatgctgtctaacctctacctgctccttaatgacctgtctccatactgtctaacccctacctgctccttaatgacctgtctccatactgtctaacctctacctgctccttaatgacctgtctccatactgtctaacccctacctgctccttaatgacctgtttctactgtctaacctctacctgctccttatttaATTTGAAGTCCCCATCAGTGGCTTGGGATAGAAGTGTTTGCTCAATAATAGTAAGAAGTAGGACCGCTCTCACCTTTAACAAACTTCTCGAAGCTGAGCAGCTCCACCAGGGTGTTCTGGGGCAGCTTCTGGGGGTCCGGGGAGGCCTGGCTGGGGTCGGCCGTGCTGGCGAACACGTGGCAGCGGTCCTGCCGGCAGGCGTACAGCCCGCTCTCCCgcacctccagcagcaggccGCGCTGGATGCTGCTCAGGATGCGGTTGGTGAACTCCacctgggagagggggagagggggagagaggggagaggggagaggctgAGGGGCGGAGCCAACCCTGGGGAGTCGTGTGGATGGTCGCCTAGGAGACGGGTGTTGTCGTCTGGGGTAAGAGGATTGCGTTGCAGCTCGACGTGTAGCTCGAGGGAGTAGggagtgtgtaagtgtttgtgtttgtgtgtgtgtgtgtgtgtgtgtgtgtgtgtttgtgcgtctatggactgtgtgtatttttggggactgtgtgtgtgtgtgtgtgtgtgtgtgtgtgtgtgtgtgtgtgtgtgtgtgtgtgtgtgtgtgtgtgtgtgtgtgtgtgtgtgtgtgtgtgtgtgtgtgtgtgtgtgtgtgtgtgtgtgtgtgtgtgtgtgtgcgcgcggagAGGACACCAGGCGTGACATCTCCTGCTAGTTTTGTTGAGTCGATGATCAAAGCAACGGTCGACCAATCGGCCTGCTTCGCTCAACaacatcctcacacacatagacaggaTTTGCGCCGGAAAACATTTTGATTTTCCACCACACAGATTTGAACAACACACCAAGCAAGCACTGGTTGGcccgtgctgaaggagctgcaCAAGACCACCATAAACCATGCACCAAACACCGGGTCAGGGTCTGGGtcggtctgggtctggggggggggggggggtgtctgggtctggggggggggggggtgtctgggtctgggtctggggggggtctgggtctcGTACACTGTACACCATGCACCACCGCGTGCCGTCTGCCCACCTGTTTGTGGTCCCGCAGGGTGTCGGTGGGGGGGAAGCAGATGGGCCGGGCCTGGAGCTCCGTGGCCTCGTTGCCGTAGTGCAGCTGGACGCGGGGCCAGGACACCTGGGTCTTCAGCATCTCCACCTTCCGGTAGTGCACCGATATCTCCAGGTCAAAGAGGGAGGGCTGCAGGCCGGAGTCCAGCACCGGCGGCGGGTTGACTGGGGAGAGATGCACCGATACAGGATTAAGTACGATGAAGTCACAAAGACATATCACATGAAAGGCATTCTTATACACGCAAAACACACATGAACGAGTCACAGCTTGATAGTCGTCCTTATTCCCAAGATAGTCTCGTACAGGACCCTTGATTCTGTCCAGTGATCTTGGAAACCCTTGTGGTTTCCAAATGAAATCAATGAACCATTTATATCATCCACACGTTTTTATCTCCATATGTTGCTTCAGAATCCATCGAAGCATCTGCAAACCAGTACAGGACGATTAATCTCGTCACCTGCCGCCACCTCTCACGCcccaggtgggcgtggccccTCTTACACcccaggtgggcgtggccccTCTTACGCcccaggtgggcgtggccccTCTTACACcccaggtgggcgtggcctcctTCCCAGGTGCTTCCTACAGGAGTTTGCAGTGTTGTAAGTGAAAGTGCTTAAAAAAGGAAATGGTAATCATCACGAGTTGCGGGTCGTTTACTGAAGTTCCCCTTTTCCGGACCAGACTGGGGCTGAGCCCCGAGCTCCTCTAACTTTAAGGACACGGAAAAAATCCCTGAATCTCCAGAGGAGAAATCCTAAAGAAGCAACACAGAAGAGGGATCGCTTCTTCCAGGGAATGTGAGAAGGGCACCCAAAGGTCAGAGTTTAACCACGGCAAGCTTTGAAAGACACACATACTGCTACGTTTGCATACCAAAGTCTATCTATCCACTCGGTTCTTTCCAGCGTAACataatgcatacaaaaaaaCGTAGAGTCATGGGGTCCATCGCTGGTGACCCTGTTATAAATACCGGGGTAGTACGCCTGCTGCTGTGGTTGGAGCTGTGGTTGGGTCTGCATGGCGTGCATCGTCTCCCCCGTCGCCTGCTGGTTTGTGGCGTACACCCCCAGCCCAATGGCGCACTGCTGGCCGTAGCTTTCCGCCCACTGCTCGCCTACTGTCACACACAGCGTCACAGAACGCACAGTTACCACAGCGGCAGCGGGCGCATTAGGAAGTGAGATCGGCCCACTGCGTAACAGTCAGGAAAAGAGAATGATAATATCATCGGGGTGCGACAGTAGCTCTGGAGGTCGAGCGGGTTGAcaggtaacctgaaggttgctagtttgatccccggctcgtcctagccgagtgtcgaggtgtccctgagcaaggcgcctaaccctgactgctcccgacgagctggttgGCTGTACTAGTAACGATGATAATCAGCATAACACTTGTGTCGTCCTCCGAGTTCTCCAATATATCGCTTTCAACGTCTGGAAGTTGTTATTCAGCAAAGGTTCTGTACAGGAGGAATCAGGGATTCTACCTGTTTGTTGACAGGGTTCATCCAGTAAATCCAAGGTCATGAGTTGTTCCAGGATATTCTGCTgtgaggagagaaagggaggaggttACTTATGTAGGACCGACGTCCGGTATAGCTGGCTTTATTACACCACGCAAATTGTAAATGGACATTTTAAAAGGCACTTTTCTGATGTGTGGCCACTCAAATGGTTTACAACGGGCCTCACAGTCacccatacatgcacacatcatCCACCCGCTACACACCTTCTTACAAACATTCATACATGCGTTCATACACCCATCTATAGAACTTTCATACACCCAGTCATAGACACATTcatccacccattcatccatccacccattcatccatccacccattcaACCACAATTCATCCACCTATTCAGCTACCCAATCATCCATTCATCCGCGTCGGTGTTGACCATGCGAGGGAACAGCCAACTggtcgtcgggagcagttatgACGAGGTGCCTTAATCAGGGGTACCTCAACACCTGCTATAGCTCCTGAGCCACTGATTGTGGGGTTAGCTCTGTCCCCTACCTCATGCCCAGGTGGGTAGCTCTCCGTCGGGGAACTGTAGATCACAGGTACCATGTCCTCCTCCGGGGGCGAAGGCTGGTCTACAGATGTCAAATGAAGATGGAAACACTGTTAACTCCTTTTGAGCATTACATTACAATTACTGCCTCCGTTTTGGAAGCACACTTTATATCAATTAACTGACGCTATGCAACGTGGTGTGGGTGAAACAGTGAAAGCAATGAGGGGTCATCTTACAGGCAGCCTCCCTATTGATGATCTCGTAGATCTTGTGCGGGTCGTCGGAGTTCTTGGAGTTGTCCTTGGTCATCCTGAAGCGTTTGTTGAGGTTCTTCAGAGCGCAGCGGAAGTTGGTCTTCCATTTGGCCTTGTCGTTTGGAAACTCGTGGATTTTACCACTGGCGACGGCCCATGCCTGCGTACAgaccaaacacatgcacaaacatacgcacacggacacgcacacgtacacacacgcacacgcacaaaccatGGACAACAGGGGAATGATGCATCAGCAGAGAAAGACAGGTGGCCCACTGGTGCAGAGGAGTGTAGAaatgattaaaaagaaaaaactttttGTATAATGCGGAAAAGCAGCGACATACCCGAAATATTTTACAGTCCTCGTCGTTGCAGTCCTTTCGGGAGTTGTGTTTCCAGGGGACTCTGAATAGATTCGTGCTGATGTAGGACAAACCCGGATAGTTCCCAGTTTCCACTTGCTCGATTAACCAGTTGGCGAACAGCGGCTTGTGACTGCTGCGGAGACGAGAGAAACTTCAGTCGCGTGAAATAGAGACAGTAAGAGAGAGGCTTtatgtgcgtgcgtccgtgcgtgtgtaCTCTATacgtgtgtacgcgtgtgtgtgtgtgtttctgtacggttgtgtgtttatgtgtgtgggggaatgTGTACGTGtaagcgtgcgtgtgtatgcgcgcTGGTGTGAGTGTTCGCGCGCGCGTGTCTGTGTACGCGcccgcatgtgtttgtgtgcgtgtgttagagcgagagaaaaagtcacaaagacagacagacagacattaacTACCTTTGCATGTTTGCAGTGTACCACGTTGTGTCGTCCCGGACGGAGTGAGCACTTCGCTCGCATGCGCTGTTATATAGAGGCGTGATATCACGCAAGGTGTCTCCCCTCCTTCAGTGGGAGGAGAGCAAATACCTACCAAAAGCACTTCCGCTGCTGGTGCCGGGGAAAACGAAAGTGAGACGACGAAACGAAACTTTCTATGGTTGCATCATCGGTGCAAACAGCAGAGGACGGTGATGTACTCTGGAAACAATAGGGACGCACAGCACTTGTACTCTGGAAACAATAGGGAAGCACTTGAGTTTTACCAGCCATCGTTCTTCCTTTGACCCGAGATGTTACACAGTGCAGATTCAATCTAGATGTTTAAACCATGTAGTGACAGGTCTTATAGAAGTGTTGTTACACTATTTAGCGAAAGGTTGAGTTCTGATGGGGGTCTTGTTACACTAGGGTGGAGGTATGATGGGGTTCGTGTTACACTAGGCAGTGACAGGTGTTGGGGGAGATTGTTCTCATACCAGGATCCTAAATTGACAGCCTGAACCAGAGCAGCTGCAGGCCTGGTTTTGGCCGAGAGTCGGCGTGCATTCTGGGTCTAAAATAGCCGATCACATTGGCTTCCTGCGAATTAGAGTGAATCACATCGTCTGAGAACCAATCAGCATCGTCTGGGTGTGGCTCACGCTGCAGGTGTCTGACTGAGTCTCGTAGACTGTATATATTTAGAAACcatgctcagagagagagagttgtctctctctcttagggGTTCTCCCTCTCTGATTGTTCCCAGTTACCTCCTATTTCCGTAATGCTCACAGTGATCCATTCACCCCAGGCCTTTGACGACCGCCACACACAATacagtctctctcccccacttctCTGTAGCCTTCATCGTAAAGGAGAAGTGCGCTGATGCACCACAGCCGCCGTAGTCACCAGTGTCAGGATAGCATCTCGCCGGCACCCCTCACAACAACCATCTCAGACCCTGCAGTCTGCAGGGGAATACGGAAGTGATACGCACTCTGTGATGTACACTTCTCCCTTTGCACTGCTCCCACCTCATCATGGGCttctgcagaacacacacacacacacacactaacacacacacacacacacacacacacacacacacacacacacacacacacacacacacacacacacacacacacacacacacacacactccgtctCGTGCCTGTTGTGTTTAGTCACACACCGCTCAGTGTTGGTGTTGAGCAGAAGTTTGTGTTCAGCATCGCAGACCATCTTACATCTAACTGCACTCAGTGGTGTgacagctttctctctctctctctctctctctctctctctctctctctctctctctctctctctctctttctcgcatatgcacacataggtacacacagacatacactcaTCTCAAATCCTCTCATCTTCtaccgcttatccggggttgggtcgcgggggcagcagctccagcagctggCCCCAGATTTCCCTTTCAAcaggccacattgaccagctctgacaggAGAATCCCGAGGCCTTcgcaggccagtgttgagatatcaTCTTTCCACCttgtcctgggtcttccccgaggcctcctccccactggacgtgcatGAAAAACCTCCCTATTGGGCGCCAAGTGGGCCTGCTTAGCAGATGCCCGAGCCACCTCAAATGAGGTGTCATAACCCCTTAAACACTCACGACGGAACTATGGAGCGTTCCATAATTAAAAGGCTCCCTTGAGAAGAGCCTTTTAAAGGCGACGCATCAATCCTCGTGTGGGCTCCGTGGGCGTGAGGAGGCGTGTGTTGGCTGAACAGAAATGCGTCCCGCATCCTAGTGGCTCAAACCCCAGTGCGGTTGGACTCAGGGGAAGACCTAAAACAGACACTGACCGACACAAACAAGGTGGAACATTTAAGAACGTTTCGAGGTCTTTTTTCCAACTCATAAACAATTGAATGGCTGCTTTGGGATTTCTGAGGTTTGGTTGTCCAACCTTTGTTTATCTTTATCTTGTAGAGTTGAGTTTGTAAGGTCGTTGTCCTGCTATGCAAGATCAAGAAGGAACTCAGAGTAATAagtgttattatattatttatagtgtttattttttcacaatATCAGATATTGATGATCATTTTGACACAATGACAATGAAAAGTTTATATAGTCAAATAAGGTACATGTAGTGCATTCACCGCCAGGAGGCGCCCCAACCCAACTTTCCGGAGTTTGGCAAATACTTGTTGGGCGATGTTTCAAAACAGACCTGTCTTACTAGAGTTTCCTGCTGACGGGACGTTTTTAGTGCGTTGACTATTTATACAACAAAACATTTTGAGGGAAAATAAAAGCAGTGTGTTTATGCAATGCTTGGATTAGATAATGTTTCCAAATGTGTATTCAAAAGCCTATATCTGAAACTAATAACTTACAATTGAAAGCCGATGGATGCTATTTCCGACCAACATAGGCCTATTGATTTAACTTCTACATGTCATTCAACATTTCAAGTAGCCTTTATATTTTCCTTCGTGCGCACTGTGCGTAAAGCGTGCGCTTTGAGTTAACGACGCGCAGATTACGCACGAAAATACAGGCAATACCTTTCAAGTTAAGACAGATATATTGTCCTGATTCGAAGGGATAACCTATCAACTGAGAACACAAATACCAATAACGATTAAACCGACATCAGGTTGTAAGGGCGGGTGTGATGCTCGCGTTCTCCCTTTAACATGTTGAAATGTGTTTACCTTTATATTAATCGTGTCTCTGTACCATTTTACTAATCGCCAATTACtgtgcacacagagacacgcttGCCATTTATTTCCCTCTCTGAGCCGTAGCCTGGCTACCGGCGACGGAGCCCCCGGTATTTGCGGGATTGTAAAGAGCGcgaggaggagtgtggggggctAAATAATTTGAAGACTTGCCAGGGGCACATTGTCAAATTCAAAAGCCATTTCAATGAACCGAACCATTCACTTtttattctttttctttttctgctcccccccacctcccctctctcttcgcCCGGTCGCAGTCCGTTTGAATCGACCAATAAGGGCCTTCAAGTCGGAGACATTGGAATGTAAATGAGCCCAGTAGCGCGTGCTCCTGGCGCAGTGAAAGCTCGGGATTGTTTATTGAGCTCCCGAAGCCACGCGCCTGGCTCGGGGAGGCGGCGCGCGCTGGAGAATCACacagcgggggcggggcctcgcgGTGAAGCGTGCGTCCCCAAAAAGAGAGGGGTGTGGGGTGGGGTGTGCGGGGCGCGTGTTGAAAAAGAGGAGTGCTGCCAAAGTTTGGGTCAGATCGGCTCGTGGTTGGAAGCAAGCGCAGTCAAGAGAGACTTTGGACTCCTGTTCGCATCCGCAACGCACTCCAGGTAGCCGCACGCGAAGGACGCGAGAGCTGCCCACTGCCTGCCCGTCatactcctcctcatccttcttctCCTCGAGGTCCCAGCCGGCACCTACAACCTATTTT
This genomic stretch from Gadus chalcogrammus isolate NIFS_2021 chromosome 9, NIFS_Gcha_1.0, whole genome shotgun sequence harbors:
- the irf7 gene encoding interferon regulatory factor 7 isoform X1 translates to MQSSHKPLFANWLIEQVETGNYPGLSYISTNLFRVPWKHNSRKDCNDEDCKIFRAWAVASGKIHEFPNDKAKWKTNFRCALKNLNKRFRMTKDNSKNSDDPHKIYEIINREAAYQPSPPEEDMVPVIYSSPTESYPPGHEQNILEQLMTLDLLDEPCQQTVGEQWAESYGQQCAIGLGVYATNQQATGETMHAMQTQPQLQPQQQAYYPVNPPPVLDSGLQPSLFDLEISVHYRKVEMLKTQVSWPRVQLHYGNEATELQARPICFPPTDTLRDHKQVEFTNRILSSIQRGLLLEVRESGLYACRQDRCHVFASTADPSQASPDPQKLPQNTLVELLSFEKFVKELKEFKENRRGSPEYVVNMCFGEKFPDGKPLEKKLIVVKVVPLICRYFYEMAQTEGASSLDSINVSLQISHDSLYDLISSAFGLPVSQVAPQLVGHY
- the irf7 gene encoding interferon regulatory factor 7 isoform X2: MQSHKPLFANWLIEQVETGNYPGLSYISTNLFRVPWKHNSRKDCNDEDCKIFRAWAVASGKIHEFPNDKAKWKTNFRCALKNLNKRFRMTKDNSKNSDDPHKIYEIINREAAYQPSPPEEDMVPVIYSSPTESYPPGHEQNILEQLMTLDLLDEPCQQTVGEQWAESYGQQCAIGLGVYATNQQATGETMHAMQTQPQLQPQQQAYYPVNPPPVLDSGLQPSLFDLEISVHYRKVEMLKTQVSWPRVQLHYGNEATELQARPICFPPTDTLRDHKQVEFTNRILSSIQRGLLLEVRESGLYACRQDRCHVFASTADPSQASPDPQKLPQNTLVELLSFEKFVKELKEFKENRRGSPEYVVNMCFGEKFPDGKPLEKKLIVVKVVPLICRYFYEMAQTEGASSLDSINVSLQISHDSLYDLISSAFGLPVSQVAPQLVGHY